Within Deinococcus actinosclerus, the genomic segment GCTGCCCACCACAGGGACCTTCACCGCCGCAGCCACGCGCGCGATCGCGTCCCAGTCGGCCTCACCGGTGTAGCGCTGGGCGCTGGTGCGGCCGTGCACAGTGACCAGGGCGGCGCCGGCGGCCTCCAGGCCCTGCGCGACCTCCACGCTGCGGTCGTGATCCCAGCCCAGGCGGATCTTCGCGCTGACGTCCAGTGCGGTCGCCGAGCGCATGGCCCGCACGAGGTCGTACGCCGTCTCGGGCGTCTGGAGCAGGCACGCGCCGCCCTTCCCGCGGATCTTCGGAACGGGGCAGCCCATGTTCAGGTCGATCGCGGCCGGGGCGAACCACGCCTCGGCGCGCGCCACCGCACCGGCCAGCACCTCCGGCTCCGCGCCGAACAGCTGCACCACGCGGCCCTGCTCGCCGGGGTAGGGGCGGCCCAGGTTCAGTTTCTCGGTGTCGCCGCCGCCCATCAGGCCGCGCGCGCTGATCATCTCGCTGACCGTCCACAGCGCGCCCTGTTCGGCCGCCAGCTGGCGCATGGGCGCGTCGCTGTAGCCCGCCATGGGGGCGAGCACCGCGCCGGGGCGCTGCAGGCGGGACTGGTAGAAGCCGGGGCCGTTCATCCCGGCAGGGTAGCGCACCCCCCCTCCCAGCGGGTGAAGCGGGTCTGAAGCCCACCCGGCGGCGGCATTCATGGCGTCCGGGCGGGGCAGCGGGTATGCTCAGGGTCAGTCCGGCAACCTGCGCCTGCATCCTTCTTGCCCACCTTCGCCGGACGGGGGAGGCCCCTACTTTGAACGCCACGCCGCTGGCGCTGCACCACGCGCCGCTGCTTCATCAACTCTACGCCGCCGCACCGGGCTACTTCTCCCTGCTGGGCACCCGGGTCCCCCACCACAAGGACGTCGAACGCGACGTGGAGATTGCCCTGCTCGACCCGCGCCGCAGCCTGGAACTCCTGTACGACGAGCGCGGCGAACTGTTCGGCAGTCTCGACTGCAAGCACGACTACCCCGAGCGCGGCGACCTGACCATCAACCTGCTGCTCATCCGCGAGGACCGCCAGTCACAGGGCCTGGGCGAACAGGCGGTGCGCCACCTGGAGGCCCGCGTGCCCCCCGGCACCACCCGCATCCTGGCGAGCGTGCTGGGCGAGAATCCACGCGGCGCGCGCTTCTGGGAACGGCTGGGGTACACCTTCACCATGGACGCCCGCCCGGTCATGAGCTGGTACGCCCGGCCGCTCACGCCGCCGCGCACCCAGCCCGCGCCCGGGGTGCCCATCGCCAGCGACTGAGCGGGGTCCGCGCGCCCCGCTCCGGCCGGGCGCGGCGGGACTTGCGCGGTATGGGGGAGCGTGCTACTATCCCTCTCGCGCCGGAAACGGCCACAGGCTCAGTATTCGGCAGTAGCTCAGTGGCAGAGCATCCGACTGTTAATCGGACGGTCGTTGGTTCGACCCCAACCTGCCGAGCCAGATCAGCCCCCTCCCCGGAGGGGGTTTTTTCGTGCGCTGTCATTCGTGTCGTGGGGCGCCGTGACGGGGTGGCGGCGCCGGCCAGCACCGCGCTCACCCGGGCGCGCGCACCGCTGATCTGCCAGCCGGTCTACCCGGTTCCGGCCGCACGTGGCAGGTGCGGCCGGCGCCGGACCTGGCGGCTGCCGGGGGCATGTGTGGGAAAGCGGATTGACACCCCCCGGGGGGCATGCCAGCATGAACGGCACGCACAACTTGAACTGTGTTCAGCGAGGCCACCGGCACCGGGCCTGGGCGCGCTGGATTTGTGGGAGGTCGTATGAAGAAACGGTTCCTCTTCCCCACCCTGCTCGCCCTGGCGGGCAGCTCCGCGCTGGCCGACAAGGTCGTGAACATCGGCTTTTCCGGGCCGCTCTCGGGCGGCGCGGCGTTCTACGGCAAGGACGTCCAGAGCGGCATCGACATGGCCATCGCGGAGCTGAACCGCACGGGCGTGACCGTCAAGGGCGAGAAGGTCACGTTCAAGCTGGTCGCGCTCGATGACCGCTACCTGCCCAACGAGACCGCCACGAACGTCAAACGCCTGACCAGTCAGGGGATCGACGTGGTCTTCGTGCCGCACGCCGGGGGCATCCTGACCGTGCAGCCCATGACGACCCGCGACCCGGAATTCCTGCTCGTGGCGTACTCCAGCGAACCCAAGATCCTGGAATCCCGCAACCCCCTCACGTTCATGCTGCCGCCCCGCTACGACAACTACCTGCAGCCCTTCGCCGCCACGCAGATGAAGGCGTTCGGCAAGCGCCTGGGCCTGCTGGGCACGAACAGCGCGTACGGCAAGCAGTGGACCGACGCGATCAGCGACGAGTGGAAGAAGCAGGGCGGCACCGTCCTGGCGAACAACAGCGTGGACTACAACACCACCGTGGACTACTCCAGCGCCGTCACGAAGGCCTTGGCGGAGAAACCCGACGTGCTGTTCATCGGCGGGCCCAGCCAGCCCACCGCGCTGGTCGTGAAGGCCGCGCGCGAGCAGGGCTTCAAGGGCGGCTTCATCGTGATGGACCAGGCGAAGTTCGAGCAGATGGATCAGGTCGTGCCGCGCAACTACCTGGACGGCAGCGTGGGCGTGCTGCCCACCAAGGAGTTCCCGGGCACGCAGGTGTTCGTGACGCTGTACCAGCGCCTGTACAAGAAGGTGCCCACCAGCGAGGCCGCGCTGAACTACATGGGCATGAACATCATCGCCAAGGCGATGGAACTGGCGGGCACCACCGACAACCCCGAGGCGATCCGCGCGCAGCTGGACGCCGCCGCCAAGGCCCTGCCGCAGAACAAGACGGTCTTCAAGCTGTACGGCGTGACCGACAAGGGGCACGTGGACGCGCAGTTCCTGGTCGCCAGCGTCAAGGGCGGGCAGTACACCCGCCTGCGCCTGATCAAGACGTTCAAGTAAGCGCGGGGCGTCACTCGACGAACTGATCACTGTGCGCGCCGGGCGAACGTGTGCCCGGCGCGCCGTTTCACAGGGGGGAATGGGTTGTGTCGACGGTGCTGCAACAACTGTTCAACGCGCTGGCGCTGGGCGGCGTGTACGCCCTGGTGGCGCTGGGGCTGACGCTGGTGTACGGCGTGATGCGCGTGCCGAACTTCGCGCACGGCGGGCTGTACATGCTCGGCGCGTACCTGACGTACGCCGCGCTGACGGGCCTGAAGGTGGGGTACGTGCCCGCACTGATCCTCTCGGCGCTGGGCGTGGCGCTGCTGGCCGCACTCATGGAACGCGTGATCTTCCACCCGCTGCGCAACGCCCCGCACGTGCATCCGATGATCGCGGCGATCGGGGTGCTGTTCTTCCTGGAGGCGCTGATCTCGCACCCGAGGGTGTTCGGGCCGGACTTCAAGCAGATCACCGAGCCGCTGCCCGGCATCGTGAACCTGGGCGGCGTGACGCTGACGTGGCAGAGGCTGCTGATCATCGCGGCGAGCGTGCTCGTCATGCTGGGCCTGAACTACTTCCTGAAACGCACCCTGACCGGCGCGACCATCGAGGCGATGAGCCAGAACCGCGAGGGCGCCCGGCTGGTGGGCATCAACACCAACCGCGTCGGGATGCTGACCTTCGCGATCAGCGGGGCGCTCGCGGCGGTCGCGGCGAGCCTGATCGCGCCGATCAACGCGGTGACACCCAGCATGGGTGAGGTCATGAACCTGAAGGTGTTCGCGATCATCATCCTGGGCGGCATGGGCAGCGTGCCGGGCGCCATCGTGGGCGCCTTCCTGCTGGCGTTCACCGAGGTCTTCGGCGGCTTCTACATCAGCCTGGACTTCGCGGACGTGATCGGCTTCGCCATGCTGGTGCTCGTGCTCGCGCTGCGCCCGCAGGGGCTGTTCCGGAGGGGGACGTGAGCCGCTTCGTCTGGCCCGCGCTGTTCGTCCTGGCCGCCGTGGTGCCGTTCCTGCATCCCAGCGGCTACCTGCTGGATGTGGGCGTGAACATCATGATGTGGGCGGTCCTCGCGTACGGCCTGAACGTCATGCTGGGCTACACGGGGCTGCTGCCGCTGGCGCACGCTGGTTTCTTCGGGATCGGGGCGTACACGACCGGCATCCTGACCCTGAAGGCCGGGTGGAGTTTCTGGCTGGCGTGGCCCGCCGGAATCGCGC encodes:
- a CDS encoding tRNA dihydrouridine synthase, whose amino-acid sequence is MNGPGFYQSRLQRPGAVLAPMAGYSDAPMRQLAAEQGALWTVSEMISARGLMGGGDTEKLNLGRPYPGEQGRVVQLFGAEPEVLAGAVARAEAWFAPAAIDLNMGCPVPKIRGKGGACLLQTPETAYDLVRAMRSATALDVSAKIRLGWDHDRSVEVAQGLEAAGAALVTVHGRTSAQRYTGEADWDAIARVAAAVKVPVVGSGDITTPGRARECQRTGVAAVMIGRGAVGNPWIFRALASGQDAWPDARERARTALRHAELQEQFYDDDTGRLTLRPLRKVLPQYLPDFPELRGPLTQVLTAGDVRQVLAPLLGDGGAELTPARPAGYAVSHS
- a CDS encoding GNAT family N-acetyltransferase: MNATPLALHHAPLLHQLYAAAPGYFSLLGTRVPHHKDVERDVEIALLDPRRSLELLYDERGELFGSLDCKHDYPERGDLTINLLLIREDRQSQGLGEQAVRHLEARVPPGTTRILASVLGENPRGARFWERLGYTFTMDARPVMSWYARPLTPPRTQPAPGVPIASD
- a CDS encoding ABC transporter substrate-binding protein gives rise to the protein MKKRFLFPTLLALAGSSALADKVVNIGFSGPLSGGAAFYGKDVQSGIDMAIAELNRTGVTVKGEKVTFKLVALDDRYLPNETATNVKRLTSQGIDVVFVPHAGGILTVQPMTTRDPEFLLVAYSSEPKILESRNPLTFMLPPRYDNYLQPFAATQMKAFGKRLGLLGTNSAYGKQWTDAISDEWKKQGGTVLANNSVDYNTTVDYSSAVTKALAEKPDVLFIGGPSQPTALVVKAAREQGFKGGFIVMDQAKFEQMDQVVPRNYLDGSVGVLPTKEFPGTQVFVTLYQRLYKKVPTSEAALNYMGMNIIAKAMELAGTTDNPEAIRAQLDAAAKALPQNKTVFKLYGVTDKGHVDAQFLVASVKGGQYTRLRLIKTFK
- a CDS encoding branched-chain amino acid ABC transporter permease — encoded protein: MSTVLQQLFNALALGGVYALVALGLTLVYGVMRVPNFAHGGLYMLGAYLTYAALTGLKVGYVPALILSALGVALLAALMERVIFHPLRNAPHVHPMIAAIGVLFFLEALISHPRVFGPDFKQITEPLPGIVNLGGVTLTWQRLLIIAASVLVMLGLNYFLKRTLTGATIEAMSQNREGARLVGINTNRVGMLTFAISGALAAVAASLIAPINAVTPSMGEVMNLKVFAIIILGGMGSVPGAIVGAFLLAFTEVFGGFYISLDFADVIGFAMLVLVLALRPQGLFRRGT